The genomic interval TTGGCCAGAACCTTGGCCATCCGAAGATCGCCTTTGACGCGAGCGGTCTCGGGACGATCGCGGCCCTCGATGCGCAGGTTTCCCGGGCGGTGCAGGAGGTCGGCGAGGACCGCCAACTCCACCCCGGCCTCCCCCAGGCTCGGCAACACCTGCTCGATGTACCCGAGGAACAGCCGGTTCGGCCCCACCACCAGCACCCCCTGCCCTTCGAGCGGGAAACGATGGGTGTAGAGGAGATAGGCGGCACGGTGCAGTGCCACCACCGTCTTGCCGGTTCCCGGACCGCCCTGAACCACCAGGACACCCGGGAGTTCGGCACGAATGATTTCGTCCTGCTCCCCCTGGATCGTGGCCACGATGTCGCCGAGGCGGCCCGTGCGCACCTCCTCCAACGCGGCGATGAGCGTGCTCTGACCCCGGATCTCGCGACCCTCATCGGTGATCGACAGAACACCGCCGAGCACGCCAGCCGACTCACCGAATAACTCGTCTTCGATGGCCAGGAGTTGGCGCCCCCGGGTCGAGAAATGGCGACGGCGCACGAGATCCATCGCCTCCCGCCCGGTGGCCCGGTAAAAAGGCTCGGCCACGGGGGCCCGCCAGTCCACCACTAGCGGCTCACGCTCTTCATCCGACACCGCCATCCGGCCGATGTAGAACGAATCTCCGCCCGCCGCCTGCGTGCGATCAATCCGCCCGAACACCAGGCTGGCATCGCCGAGTTGGAGGGAAGCCAGCCGCAGAGCGATGTTGCCCTCGATCATCTCGCGCTCCCACCGGGCCTGCTCGGTGCCACCTTTGCCCACTTCCACCATGGAACGCAGGCGGGTGGCGTCCACGCGCGAGCGCTCCAGACTGAGGTAGGCACGATCAATGTGGGCCTGCTCGGAAGGCAGGTCGGGGTGCGACACCAGCATCCTCGGGTGGAATAAAGGGGACCTGTAAGCCTACCTGGGCCATGATCGGGTTGTGACCGATAGCACCGGATCATTCGGAACCCTCGTCGATACCCGCCTGCGGGTGCTCACCTGGAACCTGTGGTGGCGCTTTGGCCCCTGGGAAGCCCGGCGGCCCGCCATCGCCGCAGTGCTGGCCCGCCTCGACGCCGATGTCATCTGCCTCCAGGAAGTGTGGGACGACGGGGAGGTGAACTTCGCCGCCGAACTGGCCAACGCTCTCGGCTACCACCATGTGTACGGCGCCCGCCTCGAACTCGACGGGGTGCGCTTCGGCAACGCCATCTTGTCGCGCTGGCCGATCACCGACAGCGACGTCCTTCCGCTCCCGGCCGAGGCGGACGTGGACGAACTCCGCACCTGCGTACGGGCCGACATCAGCGGACCCCGCGGGGCGCTGCAGGTGTTCAGCACGCACCTCAACTGGCGGTTCGACCAGAGCGCCACCCGCCAGGATCAGGTACGAGCCATCTGCGCCTTTATCGAAGCGTCCAAGCCCCCGGGGGGTCGCGCGGTGGCCCCCATCCTCTGTGGCGACTTCAACGCCGACCCCGACAGCGACGAGATCCGCATGCTGAACGGACTCGCCGCCACCGCGGTGCCCAAGTTGGTGTTCCACGACGCGTGGGTGATGGCCGGTCAGCCCTCGCCCTCGAGTACGAGCGGGGCCACCTGGAGCAACGACAACCCCTACGCCCTCCTCGATCTCGAACCCGACCGCCGAATCGACTACATCTTCGTCGGTTGGCCCAAAGCGGGCGGCGTCGGTCATGTCACCCAGGCCACCGTCGAATGCCTCGAGCCGGTGGACAACGTGGTGGCCAGCGACCATCTCGGCCTGCTCGCCGAACTCCGCTACTAGCCCCTCACAGCCCGGGGTCTTCGCCGATCTCCTTCAGGGCGTCGCGCAGCGCCACCCGCAAGCGACGGGCGATCGGAGCCGCCAGGTGGGCGACGAGGCCCGCCCCGGCACTGCCCACCTCCTCCAGCGTGAGCACCACCCGCGGCTCGCTGTCGTTGTAGTCGTCACTGATCGCCACCGCCCAGGACAGACGGGCTAGGTCGTCGTCACTCGGAGGGAGATCGTCGGGGGCAAAGGGATGATCATCAATGGATCGGCGCATCCCCCCATCAGACCACGACTTCGCCGACAGCGAGGGCGGGTCCTAGGTTGAGAGGGTCATGGCCCTCCCCCACGCCGCACTTGCCGACTCCCCGTTCCTCCTCGCCGCTCGCGGGCAGCGGGCCGATCAGGTGCCGGTATGGTTCATGCGCCAAGCCGGCCGCTCGTTGCCGGAGTACCGGGCGTTACGAGGCTCCGGCAGCATCCTCGATGCCATCCACAACCCGGCACTGGCGGCGGAGATCACCTTGCAGCCGGTGCGTCGTTACGGCGTGGATGCCGCCATCCTCTTCAGCGACATCGTGGTGCCGGCCGCCGCCATCGGCTTCGGGGTGGACGTGACCCCCGGCGTGGGTCCGGTGGTCTCCGAGCCGTTCCGTGCCGCCGCCGACCTCAATCGCCTGCGCCCCTTCGAACCCGAGATCGACGCCCCCTACGTGGCCGAGACGGTTCGCCAGGCCGTGACCGAACTCGGCGGAACCCCTCTCATTGGCTTCGCCGGCGCCCCCTTCACGGTGGCGAGTTACCTCATCGAAGGCCGCCCGTCGCGCACCTACGGCCTGACCAAAGCGATGATGCACGGTGATCCCGGCCTTTGGCACCAGCTCCTCGACCGGCTGGCCGACATGGCTATTGCCTCCCTCTTGGCCCAGGTGGAGGCCGGGGCCAGCGCCATCCAACTATTCGACTCTTGGGCCGGGGCCCTCTCGCCGGATGTGTACCGGGATCTCGTCATGCCCGCCAGCGCCAAGGTGCTCGCCGCCCTCGCAGCGAGCGGGGTGCCCCGCATCCACTTCGGGGTGGGCACCGGCGAACTGTTGAGCCTCATGGGCGAAGCCGGGGCCGATGTGGTGGGCGTCGACTGGCGGGTACCCCTCGACGTGGCCCGCCAACGGGTCCCCCACCACGCAGTGCAGGGGAATCTCGACCCGGCGGTGTGCCTAGCCCCCTGGGAGGTAGTGGCTGAGCGCACCCGGGACGTGTTGCGCCGCAACGCCGGTCGCCCGGGTCACATCTTCAACCTCGGGCACGGCGTGTTGCCGGAACTAGATCCCGGAGTGCTGCAGGAGGTCGTGGACCTCGTCCACGCGGAGGGTCGCACCGATGGCTAATCCTCCCGTAGGGGTGGTCGTCATGGCCTATGGCACCCCGAAAGCCCCCTCCGAGATCGAGGCGTATTACACGCACATCCGGCGGGGAAACGCCCCCACCCCGGAGCAGTTGGCCGACCTCACGAAGCGCTACGAGGCCATCGGCGGCGTATCCCCTCTCGCCGAGCGCACCGAAGCACAACGCCGAGGGATAGAGGCCGCTCTCGAGGAGCAAGCACCGGGCGCCACGCGCGTCATCCTCGGTCAAAAACACGCCGCTCCTTTCATCGAAGATGCCGTTTCCAGCCTGGCGGATGCCGGCATCAACCATGTGGTGGGCCTCGTGCTGGCCCCCCACTATTCCGGGTTTTCGGTGGGTCAATACCAACAACGACTCCGGGATGCCGCCGCCGAACACGGCATGACCACGAGCCACATCGACCGATGGCACCTCGAAGAGAGCTACGTCTCCTTTCTGACCGGCGCCGTGCAGGACGCGCTCATAGCGATGCCTGCGAAAACCACCGTGGTCTTCACGGCCCACTCCCTCCCCGAGCGAGTGTTGGTGGACGACCCCTACCCGGAGGAACTTTCCGAGTCGGCCGCCGCGGTAGCCGACGCACTGGGACTCGCATCACGGGCGGGATGGTCCCTCGGGTGGCAGTCGGCGGGCCGCACGCCCGAACCCTGGCGCGGCCCCGACATTCTCGACATCATCCGCGACCTCGCCACCCATGACGAGGTCGATGGCGTGCTCGTGTGCCCGCAGGGCTTCGTGTCCGACCACCTTGAGGTGGTGTACGACCTCGACATCGAGGCCCAGCAGTTGGCCGATGACCTCGGGCTGGCCTTCGCTCGCACCGAGGTGCTCAACGACCACGGGCCCGTGCTCGCGGCGCTGGCCACCCTGGTACTGAACACCATCCCATGACCCATGTCGTGGTCATCGGCGGCGGCATCACCGGATTGGTGGCCGCCCGGGAGGCCAGCGAAGCCGGAGCGACGGTCACGTTGCTGGAACCCGGGCGACTCGGCGGCAAGGTGCAGACGAGCGCCTTTGACAACGGCATGCTCGACGAAGCCGCCGACGCGTTCCTCGCCCGCGTACCCGAGGGCATCGAACTGTGCGAGCAACTCGGCCTCGCCGGTCAGCTCGTGGCCCCCGCCGAGCGTCGCGCCCACGTGTTCAGCCACGGGGCGCTGCGACGACTCCCCGAGGCCCACCTGCTCGGCGTCCCCACTGACCTCGACGAACTAGCCGCCTCCGGCATCGTGTCGGCCGAGGGCATCACCGCGGCCCGCCGCGACCTCGAAGAGCCCCTCGTGGCTCCGACCACTGACGTCACCATCGGCAGCCTCATGCGCCAACGCCTCGGGCACGAGGTGGCGGAGCGGCTCGTGGACCCGCTGGTGGGCGGTATCAACGCCGGGAACAGCGACGCCTTGAGCCTGGCCGCCACCGTTCCCCAACTCGACGCCGCCGCCCGCAGCGGGGCGGCATCGCTCATCGAAGCCTGTCGGGCCCAACAGGCCGCCGGCCCCAACCGGAGCGACCCGGTGTTCTTCGCGCCCCGCGATGGCATGGGAGCACTCACCGCCGCGCTGGTGGCGGACCTCTCCCGTCGCGGTGTGACGCTGAACACTTCGCCAGCCCGCAGTATCGAACCCTGTGGGCTCGGATGGAGGGTGCAAGTAGAGGGCGGCTCCCTCGACGCCGATGCCGTGGTGGTGGCCACGCCCGCCCCGATCGCGGCGGCGATCCTGCGGGCCGGGGCCGCCCGGGTAGCCACGCTCCTCGCCGCCATCCCCTACGCATCGGTGGCGATGGTGTCTATTGCCGTGGATCGTGAGGGCATCGATCGCGAACTGAACGGCAGCGGCTTTCTCGTGCCGCGGAGCGAGGGCCTCACCGTGACGGCTTGTTCGTGGACATCGGCCAAATGGCCGCACCTCGGTGGGGACGCCACCGTGTGGCTGCGGGCATCGGTAGGGAGAGATGGCGCCATCCCCACCGGACCGCTCGAAACGCAGGTGCTCGCCGATCTCGGGCACACCATGGCCCTGCGGGGCCGCCCTCGGGAGGTGCGGGTGAGCGAGTGGCCAGCGTCATTTCCTCAGTACCGCGTCGGGCACCTGGCCCGAGTAGCGGCGATCGACGCCGGCCTGGCGGCCACCATGCCCACCGTGGCCGTGGCCGGCGCCGCCTTACGGGGGCTCGGAGTGCCAGCCTGCATCCGCCAGGGCCGCGCCGCCGCCCAACGAGTATTAGCCCCCTTGGGCACGGCATAATGAACACAGTGCATACGGTTTCTTCCCCCCGACGTCTTTACCGGCTCGCCACCCCCCTGGCGGCTCTGGTGGTGGCGGTCGCAGTGGGCGGCATAGCCGGACGAGGGCTGAGCGAGAGTGAGGTGGCCGCCAGTACCACCCCGCCGGCGGCACCGTCGCTCGACCTCGACCGGGTGGCGCAGACGGCCGTGAGCGTTGTGAACGGGATCAGCGCCGCCCTCCCGGTGCCGGGACCTTCTCCGCTCGACGCACGGGCACCCACTCCCAAAGTTCAGTGGGGCACGCTGGAAATCCCCTCCATCGGATTGTCGCAGCCCTTTTTTGAGGGAGTGACCCTCACCGCCATCGACAACGGCCCCAGCCATTGGCCCGGTACCGCCATGCCCGGCGAACTCGGCAACGCGGTGCTGGCTGGCCACCGCACCACCCGAACCCGGCCCTTCTTTGATCTCGACCTCGTGGCGCCGGGAGACGAGTTGATCTTCACGATGCTCACCGGCGAGCGGTACGTGTACACCCTCGACAGGGTGGAGATCGTGGACGCCACCGCACTGGGCATCGTGGATCAGACCTACGGCTACCGGGCCACGCTCTTCGCCTGTCACCCCAAGGGCAGCCTCCGGCAACGGATCGTCGGCCACTTCACTTTGCAGTCCTCTACCCCCGCCTGATTCACCCCCGCCGCCGCCCGCTGCCATCATTGCCCTGTGCCTCCCATCCCCCCGCGGCTCGCCACCGGTGCCACTGCGGTCGTAGCCGGGGTATTGCTGTGCCTTTCGCTGCCCCCCTTCGGGTTCTGGCCCCTGGCCTTCGTGGGCCTGGTGCTGGTGGACCGACTCATCGCCCACCAACCGCGCGGCGCCCGCTTCGCTCGCGGATGGTTGGTGGCCATGGGCTGTTTTGTCCCCGGCCTGTCCTGGATGACCGCTCTCACCGTCCCGGGCACCGTGATCGCCTGTGTGGCCTATTCCGCCATGCTGGGGGCTGGCATCGCCGCCGCTCCACCCGGCCGAGGCCGGTGGTTGGCCCTGGCCGGCACCTGGACCGTGGCGGAATTGCTGCGCTCGTCGTGGCCCTTCGGCGGGGTTCCCCTAGCCAGTCTTCCCATCGGGCAGGTGGCAGGTCCGCTCGCCGCCGTGCTGCGCCTCGGCGGTCCGGTCCTGCTCTTGGTGTGCACGATCCTCGTGGGCCAATCCCTCGCAGCCTTGGTGCGCGGGGCCTGGCTGCCCGCCGTCGGTCTCCTCGCCATCCCCCTCGTGGTGCTCGGGGCCGCCCAGGTGGCGCCCCAGGGTCACGCGGTGGCCACCGCCGAGATCGCCCTGGTCCAAGGGGGTGGGGCCCAGGGAACACGCCAGAGCAAGGACAGCATCAAGCGGGTATTCGCCGCCCACGTGGAGGCCACCGCCCTGGTGGAGCCGCCGGTCGATCTCATGGTGTGGCCCGAGGATGTGATCGACACGCCTACCCCGCTGGTAGAAGACCCGTGGGGCATCATTGTGGGCGACCTCGCCCGGGCCAAGAACGCTCCGCTACTGGTGGGCGCCATCGAAGACGCCGGGGAGGGCTACTTTCGCAACGCCGTCGAGTTGTTCGACGCCGAGGGCCAACTGGTGGGGCGCTACGAGAAAGTGCACCGGGTGCCCTTCGGGGAGTGGGTGCCGTTCCGACCCCTGCTGGCCAAGGTGGCCGACGGTGCACTCCCTCGCCGGGATGCGGTGATCGGCGAGATCCCCAACTACCTCGACGTGCCCGGTCCCGTGGGGCGGGTGGTCACCCCGATCTCCTGGGAGATCTTCTTCCCTGACCGCACCCGCGAAGGCGTCGAGGCCGGGGCGCGTCTCGTAGTCAATCCCACCAACGGCTCGTCGTTCACCGGCACGATCGTGCAGACCCAACAACTGGCGTCATCGCGCATGCGAGCCATTGAGAGCGGGCGCTGGGTCGCCCAGGTAGCCCCCACCGGCTTCAGCGCCATCATCGGCGACACCGGCCGGATCATCGAGCGCAGCAGCATCAGCGAAACGCAAGTGATCCAGCGCGAGGTGCAGTTGCGAGAAGGTCTCACGATCTACACCCGCTACGGCAACCTCATCGGACTGATCCTGGCCGCCGCGTGCATTCTGAGCGGCTGGACCATCGAAGTAGTTGGTACCCGTCGGCGTCAGGCCGGGGCGTCGCTGGCCTAACCCAGGTCGATCGTGCGGGTCACGTCCACATTCTGGAGAAAGGCACGGTCGTGGGTGACCAGCAGCAGCGTGCCGTCGTAACTCCCGAGGGCCGCTTCGAGTTGCTCGATCGCCTGCAGATCGAGGTGGTTCGTGGGCTCGTCGAGAACCAGGCAGTTCACCCCCGCGGTGGTGAACTCCGCTAGGAGGGCCCGGGTGCGTTCCCCGGGTGAGAGGTTTCGTCCTGGCCGTTCCATGTGATCGGCGCCCAGGCCAAACTTCGCCAGACACGACCGGGCCTCGGAGCGGTCGAGGCCGGTGGTGTGCATGAACGACCGCAGCAGCGGTTGGTCGGCGGCGTAGCGCGCCCGACGCTGGTCGAGCAGGCCCACCTGCACCCCCGGCCCCATCCACCGCTGCCCAGCGGCTAGTTCCTCCTCGCCGAGGATGGCCCGCAGGAGCGTCGTTTTCCCCGACCCATTGGGCCCGAGAATGGCGAGCCGGTCCTGCCAGGCCACCTCCAGGCTGATCGGCCCGAGGTGAAACGAACCCCTCGTCATGACCGCCCCATCCAGGCGGGCCACTACATCGCCCGAGCGGGTGGCGGCCGCCAACTCGAGCTGAAGTTCCCAGGGCTCCCAGGGCTTATCCACCACCTCGAGCCGCTCGATCGCCTTCTCGGTGGCCTTCGCCTTCGACGCCATCTTTTCGGACCGCTGGGCGTTGTGATGCACGATGAACTTGTCGTTGTCGCGGGAACGGGCCTTGGCGTTGCGCACCCCGACCACCGCCCACTCGCGCTGGGTGCGCTGACGGTCTCGCAACCGGTCGCGCTCGGCGGTGAACTTCCCGTAGCCCTCGTACTGCTGCCGCCGGGCCAACTCGCGCGATTCCACGTAATCGCTCCATCCCCCAGCATGACTCACACCGCAGTGGTCGGGTTCGCGTAGTTCGAGGATGCGGGTCACCACCTGATCAAGGAAGGCGCGGTCATGGGACACAGTGACCACCGCGGAGGGGGTTGCCGCCACGAAGTGCTCGAGGAGATCGAGGCCGGCAAAATCCAAGTCGTTGGTGGGCTCATCGAGCAGCAGCACGTCCTGGCGCGACAACAAGATCGCCGCCAGCGCCGCCCGGGCCGCCTGG from Acidimicrobiia bacterium carries:
- the hemE gene encoding uroporphyrinogen decarboxylase; protein product: MALPHAALADSPFLLAARGQRADQVPVWFMRQAGRSLPEYRALRGSGSILDAIHNPALAAEITLQPVRRYGVDAAILFSDIVVPAAAIGFGVDVTPGVGPVVSEPFRAAADLNRLRPFEPEIDAPYVAETVRQAVTELGGTPLIGFAGAPFTVASYLIEGRPSRTYGLTKAMMHGDPGLWHQLLDRLADMAIASLLAQVEAGASAIQLFDSWAGALSPDVYRDLVMPASAKVLAALAASGVPRIHFGVGTGELLSLMGEAGADVVGVDWRVPLDVARQRVPHHAVQGNLDPAVCLAPWEVVAERTRDVLRRNAGRPGHIFNLGHGVLPELDPGVLQEVVDLVHAEGRTDG
- the hemH gene encoding ferrochelatase encodes the protein MANPPVGVVVMAYGTPKAPSEIEAYYTHIRRGNAPTPEQLADLTKRYEAIGGVSPLAERTEAQRRGIEAALEEQAPGATRVILGQKHAAPFIEDAVSSLADAGINHVVGLVLAPHYSGFSVGQYQQRLRDAAAEHGMTTSHIDRWHLEESYVSFLTGAVQDALIAMPAKTTVVFTAHSLPERVLVDDPYPEELSESAAAVADALGLASRAGWSLGWQSAGRTPEPWRGPDILDIIRDLATHDEVDGVLVCPQGFVSDHLEVVYDLDIEAQQLADDLGLAFARTEVLNDHGPVLAALATLVLNTIP
- the hemG gene encoding protoporphyrinogen oxidase, coding for MTHVVVIGGGITGLVAAREASEAGATVTLLEPGRLGGKVQTSAFDNGMLDEAADAFLARVPEGIELCEQLGLAGQLVAPAERRAHVFSHGALRRLPEAHLLGVPTDLDELAASGIVSAEGITAARRDLEEPLVAPTTDVTIGSLMRQRLGHEVAERLVDPLVGGINAGNSDALSLAATVPQLDAAARSGAASLIEACRAQQAAGPNRSDPVFFAPRDGMGALTAALVADLSRRGVTLNTSPARSIEPCGLGWRVQVEGGSLDADAVVVATPAPIAAAILRAGAARVATLLAAIPYASVAMVSIAVDREGIDRELNGSGFLVPRSEGLTVTACSWTSAKWPHLGGDATVWLRASVGRDGAIPTGPLETQVLADLGHTMALRGRPREVRVSEWPASFPQYRVGHLARVAAIDAGLAATMPTVAVAGAALRGLGVPACIRQGRAAAQRVLAPLGTA
- a CDS encoding class E sortase produces the protein MNTVHTVSSPRRLYRLATPLAALVVAVAVGGIAGRGLSESEVAASTTPPAAPSLDLDRVAQTAVSVVNGISAALPVPGPSPLDARAPTPKVQWGTLEIPSIGLSQPFFEGVTLTAIDNGPSHWPGTAMPGELGNAVLAGHRTTRTRPFFDLDLVAPGDELIFTMLTGERYVYTLDRVEIVDATALGIVDQTYGYRATLFACHPKGSLRQRIVGHFTLQSSTPA
- the lnt gene encoding apolipoprotein N-acyltransferase produces the protein MPPIPPRLATGATAVVAGVLLCLSLPPFGFWPLAFVGLVLVDRLIAHQPRGARFARGWLVAMGCFVPGLSWMTALTVPGTVIACVAYSAMLGAGIAAAPPGRGRWLALAGTWTVAELLRSSWPFGGVPLASLPIGQVAGPLAAVLRLGGPVLLLVCTILVGQSLAALVRGAWLPAVGLLAIPLVVLGAAQVAPQGHAVATAEIALVQGGGAQGTRQSKDSIKRVFAAHVEATALVEPPVDLMVWPEDVIDTPTPLVEDPWGIIVGDLARAKNAPLLVGAIEDAGEGYFRNAVELFDAEGQLVGRYEKVHRVPFGEWVPFRPLLAKVADGALPRRDAVIGEIPNYLDVPGPVGRVVTPISWEIFFPDRTREGVEAGARLVVNPTNGSSFTGTIVQTQQLASSRMRAIESGRWVAQVAPTGFSAIIGDTGRIIERSSISETQVIQREVQLREGLTIYTRYGNLIGLILAAACILSGWTIEVVGTRRRQAGASLA
- a CDS encoding ABC-F family ATP-binding cassette domain-containing protein, coding for MAGLDGDVARPPICRPRPHHQDHPRSLLGRSPPGVVSQPVSWEVVLVAKDLVRHHGAQVVLGGVSLAVTADTRLGIVGPNGIGKSTLLRILAGLESPDGGCVERVPASTTVGWLPQEPDTRSGETLRAYLARRTGVTAANDALDAATAALGGDGESIEAYSTALEHFLAIGANDLDARTGVVLAQVGLSADRAEVEVGHLSGGQAARAALAAILLSRQDVLLLDEPTNDLDFAGLDLLEHFVAATPSAVVTVSHDRAFLDQVVTRILELREPDHCGVSHAGGWSDYVESRELARRQQYEGYGKFTAERDRLRDRQRTQREWAVVGVRNAKARSRDNDKFIVHHNAQRSEKMASKAKATEKAIERLEVVDKPWEPWELQLELAAATRSGDVVARLDGAVMTRGSFHLGPISLEVAWQDRLAILGPNGSGKTTLLRAILGEEELAAGQRWMGPGVQVGLLDQRRARYAADQPLLRSFMHTTGLDRSEARSCLAKFGLGADHMERPGRNLSPGERTRALLAEFTTAGVNCLVLDEPTNHLDLQAIEQLEAALGSYDGTLLLVTHDRAFLQNVDVTRTIDLG